The Aphelocoma coerulescens isolate FSJ_1873_10779 chromosome 2, UR_Acoe_1.0, whole genome shotgun sequence genome contains a region encoding:
- the TCF24 gene encoding transcription factor 24, translated as MECGHLAESSEEISSPGAEPSSLLPSSAGSTSCLPLAAAPRAGAAPGRPAAANAARERSRVQTLRHAFLELQKTLPSVPPDTKLSKLDVLLLATTYIAHLTRSLQDEAESPGEGLGTLRGDGYLHPVKKWPMRSRLYIGATGQFLTHSAQGDSANPGETSTSSQI; from the exons ATGGAGTGTGGACACTTAGCAGAGAGCAGCGAGGAGATCTCCAGCCCGGGCGCAGAGCCCAGttccctgctgccttcctctgccggcagcacctcctgcctgcCCTTGGCGGCCGCGCCGCGGGCTGGGGCCGCTccgggccgccccgccgccgccaaCGCCGCCCGGGAGCGCAGCCGGGTGCAGACCCTGCGCCACGCCTTCCTCGAGCTGCAGAAGACTCTCCCCTCGGTGCCACCCGACACCAAGCTCTCCAAGCTGGATGTGCTCCTCCTGGCCACCACCTACATCGCACACCTCACCCGCAGCCTGCAGGATGAGGCGGAGTCACCGGGAGAGGGCTTGGGCACCCTCCGCGGGGATGGATACCTGCACCCTGTCAAG AAGTGGCCCATGCGTTCCAGGTTGTACATTGGAGCCACGGGACAGTTTCTGACTCACTCGGCACAAGGAGACAGCGCAAACCCTGGGGAAACTTCAACATCTTCACAGATCTAA